In Solanum stenotomum isolate F172 chromosome 6, ASM1918654v1, whole genome shotgun sequence, one DNA window encodes the following:
- the LOC125869044 gene encoding peroxidase 39-like isoform X1 has protein sequence MAAKARIFAGLFFICIVLPSLASAFVDHLPEVGQVNESDNNDVPIHVNSVAHFSEKQVKEALIRRAKAVHDLWANFRYNDKNAAPEEDAAPVTPTPVDPTPTPTPVDPTPVPVNPVPVDPTPVPVNPVPVDPTPNPVPANNVPAGYPGATQGPPVAMGYGGAPITQNPSDQQTVPEQPGAAQNHPTPEEIKENRKHAGLQVGFYDYTCPNAEKIIKDGMTRAFGNDSSMAAPIPRLLFHDCFVNGCDASLFLDKTPSGARVEKLAPSNGATVRGFELIDEIKAELEAECPGIVSCSDLLVYLSRDAFVVSGVPYYDVPGGRRDGMESLEANVLGNLPLPDSTVDKMIDLFKKKGLNEEDLVVLIGAHSIGVAHCFSFRYRVDDPVKATMVDPRLAGVMKFTCTSPMSTLAFDTTTQYKMDSIYYKQLSGKRALLESDGLLNEDPRTKDFIQKFGDDEKGWFTKLGKAMNKLASIQVLTGDQGQIRKQCRFVN, from the exons ATGGCAGCGAAGGCGAGGATTTTCGCtggtcttttttttatttgcattgtCCTCCCTTCGCTGGCCTCAGCATTTGTAGATCATCTACCTGAAGTTGGCCAAGTAAACGAGTCCGATAACAATGATGTACCGATCCATGTTAATAGTGTCGCTCACTTCAGCGAAAAGCAAGTTAAGGAGGCATTGATAAGAAGAGCAAAGGCAGTGCATGATCTGTGGGCAAATTTTCGTTATAATGATAAGAATGCTGCACCTGAAGAAGATGCTGCACCTGTAACTCCAACGCCTGTTGATCCAACACCTACACCTACACCTGTTGATCCAACACCTGTGCCTGTTAACCCTGTTCCAGTTGATCCAACACCTGTGCCTGTTAACCCTGTTCCAGTTGATCCAACACCTAATCCTGTGCCTGCTAACAATGTGCCTGCAGGATATCCGGGAGCAACTCAAGGGCCGCCTGTGGCGATGGGATATGGGGGTGCACCTATAACACAAAATCCATCAGACCAACAAACTGTGCCTGAACAGCCAGGTGCTGCTCAGAACCATCCAACACCGGAAGAAATTAAGGAGAATCGCAAACATGCTGGATTACAAGTGGGATTTTACGATTACACTTGCCCGAATGCTGAGAAGATTATTAAGGATGGAATGACCAGAGCTTTTGGGAATGATTCCAGCATGGCTGCTCCAATTCCACGTCTTCTGTTCCATGATTGCTTTGTCAAT GGATGTGATGCGTCTCTATTCTTAGACAAGACACCAAGTGGTGCAAGGGTAGAGAAACTCGCCCCCTCCAATGGTGCAACAGTTAGGGGATTTGAACTCATTGACGAGATCAAGGCTGAGCTTGAGGCAGAATGTCCTGGCATAGTCTCATGCTCTGATCTTTTGGTATACTTGTCAAGGGATGCCTTTGTTGTATCAGGTGTCCCTTACTACGATGTGCCTGGTGGACGTCGTGATGGAATGGAATCCCTTGAAGCAAATGTTCTTGGAAACCTCCCACTTCCTGATAGTACAGTGGACAAGATGATTGACCTGTTTAAAAAGAAAGGTCTGAATGAAGAGGATTTGGTTGTCCTAATTGGTGCCCACTCCATTGGAGTAGCCCATTGTTTCAGCTTCCGTTACAGAGTGGATGATCCAGTGAAGGCTACTATGGTAGATCCAAGACTCGCTGGAGTTATGAAATTCACATGTACCAGCCCAATGAGTACTCTGGCTTTTGATACCACCACACAGTACAAGATGGACTCCATTTACTACAAACAGCTGTCGGGGAAGAGAGCATTGCTTGAATCTGATGGACTTTTGAATGAAGATCCCAGAACAAAGGACTTTATCCAGAAGTTTGGTGACGATGAAAAGggatggttcactaagttgggTAAGGCCATGAACAAGTTGGCTTCAATACAAGTGCTCACGGGAGACCAGGGGCAGATCAGGAAACAATGCCGGTTTGTCAACTAA
- the LOC125868787 gene encoding putative G-type lectin S-receptor-like serine/threonine-protein kinase At1g61610 — MNCFKPPLLIMFIMVFSISFDLVFSQTNSSFNKCVLDFNISSSSSRDSCTTLDNNWDGFLTQPCCGLPFNRYLRALARWTNQTRLIFLNSTQQMDCLTLMNNNSTDIFSCGIEKLTSGAGGCSDYSEIDVVNELGSRLNSLRDDCRLMDSEGGLTKGCNKCLRTWREIAYMSKNDSMKLEDDICRFSMLILLTSQRVADESWIDKIFHCLGDNSLPLASSADESGNETIRSTKFKTDLSILIGGVVGMVLVVIVALWIYVKRKAEVKPSSERYNESYSEESSYRRLSLKEIYSATDSLSMSNFIGQGIAGKVYKGILADRQHVAIKHIIKDEQMETFVREVTSLSHIKHPNLVSLLGHYDAPNECFLVYELCHNGNLSEWLFGKSKYLLWRRRLEIALDCARGLLFLHSIPGIDRYAGQN, encoded by the exons ATGAATTGCTTCAAACCACCATTATTAATCATGTTCATCATGGTTTTCTCCATATCATTTGACTTAGTTTTTTCTCAAACCAATAGTAGTTTCAACAAATGTGTCCTGGATTTTAAcatttcttcttcatcatcaaggGACTCATGTACAACTTTAGACAACAATTGGGATGGTTTCTTAACTCAGCCTTGTTGTGGATTACCTTTCAACAGATATTTACGAGCATTGGCGCGTTGGACTAACCAAACAAGACTTATCTTTCTCAATTCTACACAACAGATGGACTGCTTAACTTTGATGAATAACAATAGTACTGATATTTTTAGCTGTGGCATTGAGAAGTTGACTAGTGGTGCAGGAGGTTGTTCGGATTATTCAGAGATCGACGTTGTGAATGAGCTAGGAAGCAGATTGAATAGTCTGAGAGATGATTGTAGGCTAATGGATTCAGAAGGAGGACTTACTAAGGGATGCAATAAGTGTTTGAGGACATGGAGAGAAATAGCTTACATGTCGAAAAATGATTCGATGAAACTTGAAGATGACATTTGTAGATTTAGTATGCTGATTTTGTTAACAAGTCAAAGAGTTGCTGATGAGAGTTGGATTGACAAGATCTTTCATTGCCTAGGAGACAACTCTCTCCCTTTAG CATCGTCTGCAGATGAGAGTGGAAATGAAACGATACGTAGTACTAAGTTTAAAACTG ATCTTTCAATTCTAATTGGTGGTGTAGTGGGGATGGTGTTAGTTGTAATCGTTGCGTTGTGGATCTATGTGAAAAGGAAGGCTGAAGTTAAGCCATCAAGTGAAAGATATA ATGAATCTTACTCTGAAGAATCAAGCTATCGTAGACTATCACTTAAAGAAATTTACTCTGCGACTGACAGTCTCAGCATGTCCAACTTCATAGGTCAAGGCATAGCTG GAAAAGTATACAAAGGCATTTTAGCAGATAGACAACATGTGGCTATTAAGCACATAATTAAGGATGAACAGATGGAAACATTTGTTAGAGAAGTTACAAGTCTCTCTCATATCAAACATCCGAACCTCGTATCCCTGCTAGGCCACTATGATGCACCAAATGAATGTTTTCTAGTTTATGAGCTATGCCACAATGGAAATCTTTCCGAATGGCTATTTG GTAAAAGTAAATATCTCTTGTGGAGACGAAGACTAGAAATTGCACTTGATTGTGCTCGTGGTCTCCTCTTTCTCCACTC AATTCCTGGTATTGACAGATATGCTGGTCAAAATTGA
- the LOC125869044 gene encoding peroxidase 39-like isoform X2 translates to MAAKARIFAGLFFICIVLPSLASAFVDHLPEVGQVNESDNNDVPIHVNSVAHFSEKQVKEALIRRAKAVHDLWANFRYNDKNAAPEEDAAPVTPTPVDPTPTPVPVNPVPVDPTPNPVPANNVPAGYPGATQGPPVAMGYGGAPITQNPSDQQTVPEQPGAAQNHPTPEEIKENRKHAGLQVGFYDYTCPNAEKIIKDGMTRAFGNDSSMAAPIPRLLFHDCFVNGCDASLFLDKTPSGARVEKLAPSNGATVRGFELIDEIKAELEAECPGIVSCSDLLVYLSRDAFVVSGVPYYDVPGGRRDGMESLEANVLGNLPLPDSTVDKMIDLFKKKGLNEEDLVVLIGAHSIGVAHCFSFRYRVDDPVKATMVDPRLAGVMKFTCTSPMSTLAFDTTTQYKMDSIYYKQLSGKRALLESDGLLNEDPRTKDFIQKFGDDEKGWFTKLGKAMNKLASIQVLTGDQGQIRKQCRFVN, encoded by the exons ATGGCAGCGAAGGCGAGGATTTTCGCtggtcttttttttatttgcattgtCCTCCCTTCGCTGGCCTCAGCATTTGTAGATCATCTACCTGAAGTTGGCCAAGTAAACGAGTCCGATAACAATGATGTACCGATCCATGTTAATAGTGTCGCTCACTTCAGCGAAAAGCAAGTTAAGGAGGCATTGATAAGAAGAGCAAAGGCAGTGCATGATCTGTGGGCAAATTTTCGTTATAATGATAAGAATGCTGCACCTGAAGAAGATGCTGCACCTGTAACTCCAACGCCTGTTGATCCAACACCTACAC CTGTGCCTGTTAACCCTGTTCCAGTTGATCCAACACCTAATCCTGTGCCTGCTAACAATGTGCCTGCAGGATATCCGGGAGCAACTCAAGGGCCGCCTGTGGCGATGGGATATGGGGGTGCACCTATAACACAAAATCCATCAGACCAACAAACTGTGCCTGAACAGCCAGGTGCTGCTCAGAACCATCCAACACCGGAAGAAATTAAGGAGAATCGCAAACATGCTGGATTACAAGTGGGATTTTACGATTACACTTGCCCGAATGCTGAGAAGATTATTAAGGATGGAATGACCAGAGCTTTTGGGAATGATTCCAGCATGGCTGCTCCAATTCCACGTCTTCTGTTCCATGATTGCTTTGTCAAT GGATGTGATGCGTCTCTATTCTTAGACAAGACACCAAGTGGTGCAAGGGTAGAGAAACTCGCCCCCTCCAATGGTGCAACAGTTAGGGGATTTGAACTCATTGACGAGATCAAGGCTGAGCTTGAGGCAGAATGTCCTGGCATAGTCTCATGCTCTGATCTTTTGGTATACTTGTCAAGGGATGCCTTTGTTGTATCAGGTGTCCCTTACTACGATGTGCCTGGTGGACGTCGTGATGGAATGGAATCCCTTGAAGCAAATGTTCTTGGAAACCTCCCACTTCCTGATAGTACAGTGGACAAGATGATTGACCTGTTTAAAAAGAAAGGTCTGAATGAAGAGGATTTGGTTGTCCTAATTGGTGCCCACTCCATTGGAGTAGCCCATTGTTTCAGCTTCCGTTACAGAGTGGATGATCCAGTGAAGGCTACTATGGTAGATCCAAGACTCGCTGGAGTTATGAAATTCACATGTACCAGCCCAATGAGTACTCTGGCTTTTGATACCACCACACAGTACAAGATGGACTCCATTTACTACAAACAGCTGTCGGGGAAGAGAGCATTGCTTGAATCTGATGGACTTTTGAATGAAGATCCCAGAACAAAGGACTTTATCCAGAAGTTTGGTGACGATGAAAAGggatggttcactaagttgggTAAGGCCATGAACAAGTTGGCTTCAATACAAGTGCTCACGGGAGACCAGGGGCAGATCAGGAAACAATGCCGGTTTGTCAACTAA